In a genomic window of Streptomyces sp. NBC_01231:
- a CDS encoding RiPP maturation radical SAM C-methyltransferase, which translates to MRVQLVTMPWHPIDLPSLQVGLLHQLLRQARPDDDVREFHGSLRWAEFLLERSGGRLRPGDYEAIGSDSIFDGLGDWVFSGVLYEDENWGVARLKEYAARRGLRIDTASGMRVHAREFIAECATEVLAQEPDVVGFTSTFMQNVPSLALARELKRRRPGLTVVFGGSNCDGPMGHALHRNHPFVDHVVRGEGEYAFPALLRHLDADTPPADVPGLCWWEGQTDSRVSRANTESRRTVAPSDIPAPDYDQWQAALDASPVFEYVYPKLVVEGARGCWWGEKHHCTFCGLNGSSMAFRAKSGEQLWSEIDHLVRRHRILDVVTVDNIIDMAYFKDFLPLAAESGWDLRMHYEVKSNLNPEQIALLGRAGAVLIQPGIESLSNRVLDLMDKGVSGARNVRTLRECENHALTVTWNYLYGFPGETVEDYAPVVDQLPALVHLQPPGGAHRIQLERFSPNFTDPEFGFGKRRPAEMYRHVYELPESELTDLVYLFATDDAGIGGETESRLKRAVAAWRDGHHGSSLVMEEAEPEDGVDVLLVHDRRHGWPRLTHRLTGWQAQALRRLEDGRTEPALHRLLTGDGHDIPAEELSEWIQQAQATGLVFRDGRTYVSLPTWDVPDRIDPDPAPQSTDRQEAAG; encoded by the coding sequence GTGCGCGTACAGCTGGTGACCATGCCGTGGCACCCGATCGATCTGCCCTCTCTCCAAGTGGGCCTGCTGCACCAGCTGTTGCGGCAGGCCCGCCCGGACGACGATGTGCGTGAGTTCCACGGCTCGCTGCGCTGGGCGGAGTTCCTCCTCGAGCGGTCCGGCGGGCGGCTGCGCCCCGGTGACTACGAGGCGATCGGCAGCGATTCGATCTTCGACGGCCTCGGTGACTGGGTCTTCTCGGGTGTGCTGTACGAGGACGAGAACTGGGGCGTCGCCCGGCTGAAGGAGTACGCCGCACGTCGCGGCCTCCGCATCGACACCGCCTCCGGCATGCGGGTCCACGCGAGGGAGTTCATCGCCGAGTGCGCGACGGAGGTGCTCGCCCAGGAACCGGACGTCGTCGGGTTCACCAGCACGTTCATGCAGAACGTGCCCTCGCTCGCGCTGGCCAGGGAGCTCAAGCGCCGCCGTCCAGGGCTCACCGTCGTCTTCGGCGGCAGCAACTGCGACGGTCCGATGGGGCACGCCCTGCACCGCAACCATCCCTTCGTCGACCACGTGGTGCGCGGCGAGGGCGAATACGCCTTCCCGGCGCTCCTGCGCCACCTGGACGCCGACACGCCACCCGCCGACGTACCGGGCCTGTGCTGGTGGGAAGGGCAGACGGACAGCCGGGTCTCGCGGGCGAACACCGAGTCCCGGCGCACCGTGGCGCCCTCCGACATCCCCGCGCCCGACTACGACCAGTGGCAGGCAGCCCTCGACGCATCCCCCGTCTTCGAATACGTCTACCCGAAACTGGTGGTCGAGGGGGCACGCGGCTGCTGGTGGGGCGAGAAGCACCACTGCACCTTCTGCGGACTCAACGGCTCCTCCATGGCGTTCCGCGCCAAGTCGGGCGAGCAACTGTGGAGCGAGATCGACCACCTCGTACGACGGCACCGCATCCTCGACGTCGTCACCGTCGACAACATCATCGACATGGCGTACTTCAAGGACTTCCTGCCCCTCGCCGCCGAGAGCGGCTGGGACCTGCGGATGCACTACGAAGTCAAGTCCAACCTCAACCCTGAACAGATCGCCCTCCTCGGGCGGGCCGGAGCCGTGCTCATCCAGCCCGGCATCGAAAGCCTGAGCAACCGGGTCCTCGACCTCATGGACAAGGGCGTCAGCGGCGCCCGCAACGTCCGCACACTCCGTGAGTGCGAGAACCACGCGCTGACCGTCACCTGGAACTACCTGTACGGCTTCCCAGGCGAGACCGTCGAGGACTACGCCCCGGTCGTCGACCAACTGCCCGCGCTCGTCCACCTGCAGCCCCCGGGCGGCGCCCACCGCATCCAACTGGAGCGGTTCAGCCCGAACTTCACGGACCCGGAGTTCGGCTTCGGCAAGCGGCGCCCAGCCGAGATGTACCGCCATGTCTACGAGCTGCCCGAGTCCGAACTCACCGACCTCGTCTACCTGTTCGCGACGGACGACGCGGGCATCGGCGGAGAGACCGAGAGCCGGCTCAAGCGGGCCGTCGCGGCATGGCGCGACGGACATCACGGATCAAGCCTGGTGATGGAGGAAGCGGAGCCGGAGGACGGCGTGGACGTACTGCTCGTACACGACCGGCGCCACGGCTGGCCCCGCCTCACCCACCGGCTCACCGGCTGGCAGGCGCAAGCGCTGCGCCGCCTCGAGGACGGGCGGACGGAGCCCGCGCTGCACCGGCTGCTGACCGGCGACGGACACGACATCCCGGCCGAGGAGCTGAGCGAGTGGATCCAGCAGGCTCAGGCGACGGGGCTGGTGTTCCGCGACGGGCGGACGTACGTGTCCCTGCCCACGTGGGACGTACCGGACCGCATCGACCCCGACCCGGCTCCGCAATCCACGGACCGTCAGGAGGCGGCCGGATGA
- a CDS encoding histidine kinase, whose amino-acid sequence MVQAADEAPTPTATRETGRSQLLPVTEWMLPVTAWMLLGGALVGLVVLDWAGGLYWIPYHGPAKLIGALVIVALAVVSPRLDSRTLPVAACVCAVGSLCLSVWIHLEMVGASQPLGFAEPAALVWLLLLVARRGKPSWVALAVPLLGMAIVLRPVSVSVRQSTTIMALLFALAAVTVLGIGLGMRLLLVDRRRQAAALRLEQRTEFARDLHDFVAHHVTGIVVQAQGAQAMAGRRPELVPPALQRIEQAGSEALTSMRHMVGMLRDADGEVTLTPLAGIGEVRTLVEEFSAVGGAHARLELEGNLDDLPVEVSTTAHRVVMEALTNVRKHAHGCTEVWVRVDRSGDRLTVRVSDDGRPRHLSQSGFGLKGLAERVGLIGGDVEAGPVTAGGWAVEATLPVSPAASRAKAAAS is encoded by the coding sequence ATGGTGCAGGCGGCGGACGAAGCGCCCACACCCACGGCCACAAGGGAGACGGGACGTTCGCAGTTACTGCCCGTCACTGAGTGGATGCTGCCCGTCACGGCATGGATGTTGCTCGGCGGAGCCCTGGTCGGCCTTGTCGTGCTCGACTGGGCAGGCGGCCTCTACTGGATCCCCTACCACGGCCCCGCCAAGCTGATCGGCGCCCTGGTGATCGTCGCTCTCGCCGTCGTCTCACCCCGGCTCGACAGCCGGACGCTGCCGGTGGCCGCCTGCGTGTGCGCGGTCGGGTCGCTGTGCCTCTCGGTCTGGATACACCTGGAAATGGTGGGCGCCTCGCAGCCGTTGGGATTCGCCGAGCCGGCGGCGCTCGTGTGGCTCCTGCTGCTTGTCGCCCGACGGGGGAAGCCCTCGTGGGTGGCGCTCGCCGTCCCTCTGCTGGGCATGGCGATCGTGCTGCGGCCGGTGTCGGTCTCGGTGCGGCAGTCCACCACCATCATGGCGCTGCTCTTCGCCCTGGCAGCGGTCACGGTGCTGGGCATCGGCCTCGGCATGCGCCTGCTCCTGGTGGACCGGCGGCGGCAGGCCGCGGCCCTCCGCCTCGAGCAGCGGACAGAGTTCGCCAGGGACCTGCACGACTTCGTCGCCCACCACGTGACCGGCATCGTCGTGCAGGCGCAGGGGGCCCAGGCGATGGCCGGCCGGCGGCCCGAACTCGTACCGCCCGCACTGCAGCGGATCGAACAGGCGGGCTCGGAGGCACTGACCTCGATGCGGCACATGGTGGGGATGCTGCGTGACGCCGACGGTGAAGTGACACTGACGCCGCTGGCGGGCATCGGTGAAGTGCGTACGCTCGTCGAGGAGTTCTCGGCCGTCGGCGGCGCCCATGCTCGGCTCGAACTGGAGGGGAACCTCGACGACCTGCCGGTCGAGGTGTCCACCACCGCGCACCGGGTGGTGATGGAGGCCCTCACCAACGTACGCAAACACGCCCACGGGTGCACCGAGGTGTGGGTGCGTGTGGACCGCTCGGGAGACCGGCTCACCGTACGGGTCAGCGACGACGGACGGCCGCGTCACCTCTCCCAGAGCGGCTTCGGGCTGAAGGGCCTGGCCGAGCGGGTGGGCCTGATCGGCGGAGACGTCGAGGCGGGCCCGGTGACGGCCGGCGGCTGGGCCGTCGAGGCGACGCTCCCCGTGTCCCCGGCCGCCTCCCGGGCGAAGGCGGCGGCGTCATGA
- a CDS encoding transposase: MTKTLPGSVGPAHQVFRRPGVGRAFGERPGSAVPFQSANGPCPLTSRSPARWRRADLQVRARSEQQTLEWKARYALRSGAEGTINEFAHGHGIRHCRYRGLPRTHVQHALTAIAVNIERLNDLAPAEEVPSARPLTAFQTYLDHHGTPKSKSWRTLGT, from the coding sequence ATGACCAAGACGTTACCCGGTTCCGTCGGACCCGCACACCAAGTTTTTCGCCGTCCCGGCGTCGGCCGGGCCTTCGGCGAGCGCCCGGGGTCAGCCGTTCCCTTCCAGTCAGCCAACGGACCATGCCCCCTCACATCACGGAGCCCCGCCAGATGGAGGCGAGCCGACCTGCAAGTCCGTGCCCGCAGCGAGCAACAGACACTCGAGTGGAAGGCCCGCTACGCCCTCCGCTCCGGAGCGGAGGGCACCATCAACGAGTTCGCCCACGGACACGGCATCCGCCACTGCCGCTACCGAGGACTGCCCAGAACTCACGTGCAACACGCACTCACGGCTATCGCCGTGAACATCGAACGCCTCAACGACCTGGCACCAGCCGAGGAAGTCCCTTCAGCACGGCCGCTGACCGCTTTCCAGACCTACCTGGACCATCACGGGACCCCCAAGTCGAAGTCCTGGCGGACCCTCGGCACCTGA
- a CDS encoding VOC family protein → MDFVSIRIITSDVARLVEFYERATGARATWATEDFAELKTAGATLAIAGTRTVPLFAPGSARPADNHSVITEFLVDDVDRVHQNLTGFVTDFVTKPTTMPWGNRSLLFRDPDGNLVNFFTPVTPTAIEKFAR, encoded by the coding sequence ATGGACTTCGTCTCGATCCGCATCATCACCAGTGACGTAGCGCGCCTCGTCGAGTTCTACGAGCGCGCCACAGGGGCGCGGGCGACGTGGGCCACCGAAGACTTCGCCGAACTCAAGACCGCGGGCGCCACCCTCGCGATCGCCGGCACCCGCACCGTCCCGCTGTTCGCCCCGGGCTCTGCCCGCCCGGCGGACAACCACAGCGTGATCACCGAGTTCCTCGTCGACGACGTGGACCGCGTTCACCAGAACCTGACCGGCTTCGTCACCGACTTCGTCACCAAGCCCACGACGATGCCCTGGGGCAACCGCTCGCTGCTGTTCCGTGACCCCGACGGCAACCTCGTCAACTTCTTCACCCCCGTCACCCCAACGGCCATCGAAAAGTTCGCACGCTGA
- a CDS encoding ABC transporter permease, with protein MTTLTDDLAHTAPAGRPQNAPGARQAGPRLGGTTWLVWRQHRAAFWTLIALTLLCVVVMVFLRGQVVDYLDAHPQKSGGLPPDFEKYTARLTSFGGYLGYVPLLTGVLLGAPLIAGDLESGTAKLVTSQSVSRVRWLTTKLAMPAAMIALSTAVLAAFFNWWWNPVKGRSDTLEWTSGAFFDVTWVMPVAYALLTFVVGVAVGMLLRRTLVSMVVTLGIVVAIGVVWDRFRLDLGNLLSVSTDKGVGPGAARPKLPAGAVQQGEGTYFLTSSGARLDWTACLDKIDNDRAHTACLESKHVIGWSIDYLPISQMHTMQWLGAGIMLAVAAAVVTFIIFWGRKCLL; from the coding sequence ATGACCACGCTCACTGACGACCTGGCCCACACGGCGCCTGCCGGGCGCCCGCAGAACGCACCGGGCGCCCGGCAGGCCGGACCGAGGCTCGGCGGTACGACCTGGCTCGTCTGGCGCCAGCACCGCGCCGCGTTCTGGACCCTCATCGCCCTCACCCTCCTGTGCGTGGTCGTGATGGTCTTTCTGCGCGGGCAGGTGGTGGACTACCTGGACGCGCACCCGCAGAAGTCCGGTGGGCTGCCGCCCGATTTCGAGAAGTACACGGCCCGCCTTACCAGCTTCGGCGGATACCTGGGCTACGTCCCTCTCCTCACGGGTGTCCTGCTCGGTGCCCCGCTCATCGCGGGCGACCTGGAATCCGGCACCGCCAAGCTGGTGACCTCTCAGTCCGTCAGCCGGGTGCGCTGGCTCACCACGAAGCTCGCCATGCCCGCCGCGATGATCGCACTGTCCACCGCGGTACTCGCCGCCTTCTTCAACTGGTGGTGGAACCCGGTCAAGGGGCGGTCCGACACACTGGAGTGGACCAGCGGCGCGTTCTTCGACGTCACCTGGGTGATGCCGGTGGCCTACGCCCTGCTGACGTTCGTCGTGGGCGTGGCGGTCGGCATGCTCCTGCGCCGCACGCTGGTGTCGATGGTGGTCACGCTCGGCATCGTCGTGGCGATCGGGGTCGTCTGGGACCGGTTCCGGCTGGACCTGGGCAACCTCCTGTCGGTCAGCACGGACAAGGGAGTCGGACCCGGCGCCGCACGGCCGAAGCTGCCCGCCGGGGCGGTGCAGCAGGGAGAGGGCACCTACTTCCTCACCAGCTCCGGAGCCCGTCTGGACTGGACCGCCTGCCTCGACAAGATCGACAACGACCGGGCGCACACCGCCTGCCTGGAGTCCAAGCACGTCATCGGCTGGTCCATCGACTACCTCCCCATCTCCCAGATGCACACGATGCAGTGGCTCGGAGCGGGCATCATGCTCGCCGTCGCCGCCGCCGTCGTCACCTTCATCATCTTCTGGGGCCGCAAGTGCCTGCTGTGA
- a CDS encoding response regulator transcription factor yields the protein MTIRVLIADDQAMVRAGFAMILAAQDDIEVVGEAMDGVHAVELAERNRPDVVLMDIRMPRMDGLEALRRLTRPGTVNPPKVVVVTTFDDDEYVQRALGEGASGFLIKDSGPALLVEAIRAAASGEALVSPAITVRLLRRLNSAVPAPREPHTALSARENDLVRLVARGLTNAEIATELTISVGTVKTHLSNVQIKLSARNRVEIAAWAWESGVVDGRG from the coding sequence ATGACGATCCGTGTGCTGATCGCCGACGACCAGGCCATGGTCCGTGCCGGGTTCGCGATGATCCTCGCCGCGCAGGACGACATCGAGGTCGTCGGCGAGGCCATGGACGGGGTACACGCAGTGGAACTCGCCGAGCGCAACCGGCCCGACGTGGTGCTGATGGACATCCGCATGCCCCGCATGGACGGGCTGGAGGCACTGCGCAGACTGACCCGCCCCGGCACTGTTAATCCGCCGAAGGTCGTCGTGGTGACGACGTTCGACGACGACGAGTACGTCCAGCGCGCCCTGGGCGAAGGCGCCTCCGGATTCCTGATCAAAGACTCGGGCCCCGCCCTCCTCGTCGAGGCCATCAGGGCGGCCGCCTCCGGCGAGGCGCTGGTCAGCCCGGCCATCACCGTCCGGCTGCTGCGGCGCCTCAACAGCGCCGTGCCCGCCCCCCGGGAACCGCACACCGCACTGTCCGCACGGGAGAACGATCTGGTGCGCCTGGTGGCCAGAGGGCTGACCAACGCCGAGATCGCCACCGAACTGACGATCTCGGTCGGCACGGTGAAGACTCATCTCTCCAACGTGCAGATCAAGCTCTCGGCCCGCAACCGTGTGGAGATCGCCGCTTGGGCCTGGGAATCCGGGGTCGTCGACGGGCGAGGGTGA
- a CDS encoding winged helix-turn-helix domain-containing protein: MGLFGLIGRKFHVSYSVSGATRLMHRSASARQVPARRVAECDEVSPWTGPDSSESGP, translated from the coding sequence TTGGGGCTTTTCGGGCTGATCGGCAGGAAGTTCCACGTCTCCTACAGCGTCTCCGGCGCCACGCGGCTGATGCACCGCTCGGCTTCAGCCCGGCAGGTCCCCGCACGCAGGGTCGCCGAGTGCGACGAGGTGTCGCCGTGGACGGGGCCCGACTCCTCGGAGTCGGGCCCCTGA
- a CDS encoding YafY family transcriptional regulator yields MPRPTARVLTLLELLQSGGTRTVAELADRLGVEGRTVRRYVDQLIELDVPVDSVRGRYGGYRLAPGYRMPPLMLSDDEALAVLLGLVAGRRAGLTTAQHTASETASAKIRRVLPKHIARRLDTLLESLAFTDQPGEFDTPDAGVLLTIADAVRHHRPVSIRYTDRDGRRSERTLHAYGIVAHAGRWYVTGKDARIVEDRTFRLDRIADARTLPGSFEAPMGPGPAQRVLSGFATAEYRHEVTLRIHGTVEQIRAHLPLSVASLEEYEPAAGEDRATERWMRVELRAERLDWLPPVLASLDRPFVIERPDELRDLVTALADRLASYARQA; encoded by the coding sequence ATGCCTCGACCCACTGCCCGCGTGCTGACACTCCTGGAGCTGCTGCAGTCGGGCGGCACCCGGACGGTGGCCGAACTAGCCGACCGGCTCGGCGTCGAAGGGCGCACCGTGCGGCGTTATGTGGACCAGCTGATCGAACTGGATGTGCCCGTGGACTCGGTGCGCGGCCGCTACGGCGGGTACCGGCTCGCCCCCGGGTACCGCATGCCTCCGCTCATGCTCAGCGACGACGAGGCGCTGGCCGTGCTGCTCGGCCTGGTCGCCGGCCGCCGGGCAGGGCTGACGACGGCGCAGCACACGGCAAGCGAGACGGCATCGGCGAAGATCCGGCGGGTGCTGCCCAAGCACATCGCCCGCCGGCTCGACACACTCCTGGAATCCCTCGCCTTCACGGACCAGCCCGGCGAGTTCGACACCCCGGACGCCGGGGTCCTGCTCACCATCGCCGATGCGGTGCGCCACCACCGACCGGTCTCGATCCGCTACACCGACCGCGACGGACGGCGCAGCGAACGCACACTGCACGCGTACGGGATCGTCGCCCATGCGGGCCGGTGGTACGTCACGGGCAAGGACGCCCGGATCGTCGAGGACCGAACCTTCAGGCTCGATCGCATCGCGGACGCGCGGACCCTGCCCGGCTCATTCGAAGCACCCATGGGGCCCGGTCCGGCACAGCGTGTGTTGTCAGGGTTCGCCACGGCCGAGTACCGGCATGAGGTGACCTTGCGGATCCACGGGACAGTTGAGCAGATCCGCGCCCACCTTCCCCTCAGCGTCGCGAGCCTGGAGGAGTACGAGCCCGCGGCAGGCGAGGACCGGGCGACCGAGCGCTGGATGCGCGTCGAGCTGCGGGCGGAGCGGCTCGACTGGTTGCCTCCGGTACTCGCCTCACTCGACCGGCCGTTCGTCATCGAGCGCCCCGATGAACTGCGCGACCTCGTCACCGCGCTCGCCGATCGCCTCGCGTCCTACGCCCGCCAAGCCTGA
- a CDS encoding DUF6243 family protein, with the protein MSKNINNPVGMGGGQRKKLSRAERQNNGPHRNLDRQGAADQKAELVRKMREKVGAAEGAGQTSDDTAQS; encoded by the coding sequence GTGAGCAAGAACATCAACAACCCCGTGGGCATGGGCGGCGGCCAGCGCAAGAAGCTGTCCCGCGCCGAACGGCAGAACAACGGTCCGCACCGCAACCTCGACCGCCAGGGTGCCGCCGACCAGAAGGCGGAGCTGGTGCGCAAGATGCGCGAGAAGGTAGGCGCAGCCGAGGGCGCCGGGCAGACGAGCGACGACACCGCACAGAGCTGA
- a CDS encoding nuclear transport factor 2 family protein — translation MADTAHATAVPDWVLKFMDAIDTLEFGEGFAPLTEDTDMFFGTEHIHGVEAIKAFFVKIDEPLNITHEVLEYWTAGDGVRLLRGEATMAKKSAPDQVVHAPFMHIFSLDQEEPVRVRTLRITAGPLQTDAVM, via the coding sequence ATGGCAGACACCGCACACGCGACGGCCGTACCCGACTGGGTCCTGAAGTTCATGGACGCCATCGACACCCTGGAGTTCGGTGAGGGCTTCGCGCCGCTGACCGAGGACACCGACATGTTCTTCGGCACCGAGCACATCCACGGCGTCGAGGCCATCAAGGCGTTCTTCGTCAAGATCGACGAGCCATTGAACATCACCCACGAGGTCTTGGAGTACTGGACCGCGGGCGACGGCGTCCGCCTGCTGCGCGGCGAGGCCACCATGGCCAAGAAGAGCGCGCCGGACCAGGTGGTGCACGCCCCGTTCATGCACATCTTCTCTCTCGACCAGGAAGAGCCGGTCCGCGTCCGGACACTCCGCATCACCGCGGGCCCGCTTCAGACTGACGCCGTGATGTGA
- a CDS encoding DUF5825 family protein translates to MTGLPATVPHRVIGRQVHVDVPLRLGGAGRETAVAVQFLRECQSQRLRTHWEIAYEDRPRGDDAPDTHDAPSVRMLHHLPPPAERPDEPGELNAWRTSYAAFPAGMLYHRRGPDFITVMDRRERPASARFTLDHPDLLAAFATVQEPTALGELDAVQREAVDLLAVERLALVADGWAVALPPRLHRWPVPCTGI, encoded by the coding sequence ATGACCGGGCTTCCCGCGACCGTCCCCCACCGCGTGATCGGCCGACAGGTTCACGTGGACGTGCCGCTGCGCCTGGGCGGGGCGGGACGCGAGACGGCGGTGGCGGTCCAGTTCCTGCGCGAGTGCCAGAGCCAACGGCTCCGTACGCACTGGGAGATCGCCTACGAAGACCGGCCGCGAGGCGACGACGCGCCTGACACGCATGACGCCCCGTCGGTACGGATGCTGCACCACCTCCCACCACCCGCCGAACGGCCCGACGAACCAGGTGAGTTGAATGCCTGGCGCACTTCGTACGCCGCCTTCCCCGCCGGCATGCTCTACCACCGCCGCGGCCCGGACTTCATCACCGTCATGGACCGCAGAGAGCGGCCCGCCTCGGCGAGGTTCACCCTCGACCACCCGGATCTGCTCGCCGCGTTCGCCACGGTCCAAGAGCCCACGGCGCTCGGTGAACTCGACGCCGTGCAGCGGGAGGCCGTCGACCTGCTCGCGGTCGAGCGGCTCGCTCTCGTCGCCGACGGTTGGGCGGTGGCCCTGCCGCCGCGGCTGCACCGCTGGCCTGTTCCCTGCACGGGGATCTGA
- a CDS encoding MFS transporter: MGASRADGTVPLRRHRPFVLLCGEQVASSVGRQVTALALTLLAVTDLGAGPFGAAALLALTYLPGAVLSPLAGAIVDRIRLRRLLVWVTTLQTLVVGSIPLAGAVGHVTLAHLYVVAGVSGTLTFTLSVALQAALPRVVGPERLLAANSALTAARTSGQVGGPALGGVMVGLLGADAALLAGSAAYAIEALFLFALPAALNALTGLREPARAKSLAGSLRTGLAVVRAERRLRRMVLAGAGLNLGSGAAAALYVFYATRDLALPAWQLGTTYAVYSAATLAGALLAGRFARTSGLWRATQIFGLAAGAAVFLIPAASLGLAFPVLLAYQVCYGLSGTVWMISMTTTQQLVTPDGMQGRVAGLVQAVLLTTVPVGALAGGALAAWLGNVPMLMGAAAVTLLSAATLWAPTGAGVTVPERALDAEAESRR; the protein is encoded by the coding sequence TTGGGCGCGTCACGGGCCGACGGAACGGTCCCCCTGCGTCGCCACCGTCCCTTCGTGCTGCTGTGTGGCGAGCAGGTCGCCAGCTCCGTCGGGCGGCAGGTCACCGCTCTCGCACTGACCCTGCTGGCCGTGACCGACCTCGGCGCGGGGCCGTTCGGGGCGGCCGCGCTGCTGGCGCTGACCTATCTGCCCGGCGCCGTGCTGAGCCCGCTGGCCGGAGCGATCGTCGACCGGATCAGGCTGCGCCGCCTCCTCGTGTGGGTGACCACCCTGCAGACCCTGGTCGTCGGCTCGATCCCGTTGGCCGGCGCGGTGGGGCATGTCACCCTGGCGCACCTGTACGTGGTCGCAGGCGTCTCGGGCACCCTGACCTTCACGCTCTCGGTCGCGCTCCAGGCAGCGCTGCCGCGCGTCGTCGGACCGGAGCGGCTCCTCGCCGCCAACTCGGCGCTGACCGCGGCCCGTACGAGCGGGCAGGTCGGCGGGCCCGCGCTCGGCGGTGTCATGGTCGGGCTCCTCGGAGCCGACGCGGCGCTCCTCGCGGGCAGTGCGGCCTACGCAATCGAGGCGCTCTTTCTGTTCGCGCTGCCCGCCGCGCTGAACGCGCTGACAGGCTTGCGGGAGCCCGCCCGCGCGAAGTCCCTGGCCGGCTCGCTGCGTACGGGACTCGCGGTGGTGCGCGCCGAGCGCCGGCTGCGCCGCATGGTCCTGGCGGGCGCCGGGCTCAACCTCGGCAGCGGTGCGGCGGCCGCCCTCTACGTCTTCTACGCGACCCGCGATCTCGCCCTGCCCGCATGGCAGTTGGGCACGACGTACGCGGTCTACAGCGCGGCCACCCTGGCGGGCGCCCTGCTCGCCGGACGCTTCGCCAGGACCTCGGGGCTGTGGCGGGCCACGCAGATCTTCGGACTCGCGGCGGGCGCCGCCGTGTTCCTGATCCCGGCCGCGTCGCTGGGCCTCGCCTTCCCCGTGCTGCTCGCGTACCAGGTCTGCTACGGCCTCTCCGGCACCGTATGGATGATCTCCATGACGACCACGCAGCAACTGGTCACCCCTGATGGCATGCAGGGCCGCGTCGCGGGACTCGTGCAGGCGGTGCTGCTCACGACGGTGCCGGTCGGAGCCCTTGCGGGCGGCGCGCTGGCCGCCTGGCTCGGCAACGTACCCATGCTCATGGGCGCGGCGGCCGTGACCCTGCTCTCCGCGGCGACCCTTTGGGCACCCACGGGGGCGGGCGTCACGGTGCCGGAGCGGGCCCTGGACGCGGAGGCGGAGAGCCGCCGCTAG
- a CDS encoding ABC transporter ATP-binding protein, whose translation MDHPGTHGGNGTGFAPPVGESAIEARGLGKQYRRGWALRDVSFRLPAGRVCGLVGPNGAGKSTLMGLATNMIRPTTGSLRVFGAAPGSTESVLRTAFLTQEKPLFRRFTVAETLRLGRELNPQWDQEVAEGIVHAGRVPLKARIGTLSGGQRTRVAFALAFGKRPDLLILDEPMSDLDPLVRRELMATLRAEAAEHGTTVLVSSHMLAELEYICDYLLVVANGGLRLAGEVNELRAAHALLDIPGGGSLPAVAPHTVIEPHRGEGRPGVLVRLGAPITSGGPVTPPTLEELLLAYLRAPDAPSLIAPSARVGDIHDIITRDRQKAVTV comes from the coding sequence ATGGACCACCCAGGGACGCATGGCGGAAACGGAACGGGTTTCGCACCCCCCGTCGGCGAATCGGCGATCGAGGCCCGTGGGCTCGGCAAGCAGTACCGGCGCGGCTGGGCATTGCGGGACGTTTCCTTCCGGCTGCCGGCCGGGCGGGTCTGCGGCCTCGTCGGCCCCAACGGCGCCGGCAAGAGCACCCTGATGGGACTGGCCACCAACATGATCCGGCCGACGACCGGCAGCCTGCGGGTGTTCGGCGCGGCACCGGGGTCGACGGAGTCGGTCCTGCGCACCGCGTTCCTCACCCAGGAGAAGCCGCTGTTCCGGCGCTTCACCGTGGCCGAGACCCTGCGCCTCGGCCGTGAGCTCAACCCCCAGTGGGACCAGGAGGTCGCCGAGGGCATCGTCCACGCGGGCCGGGTGCCGCTGAAAGCGAGAATCGGCACGCTGTCCGGCGGGCAGCGCACCCGCGTCGCCTTCGCCCTGGCTTTCGGGAAGCGCCCCGACCTGCTCATCCTCGACGAGCCGATGTCCGATCTGGACCCGCTGGTGCGCCGCGAGCTCATGGCCACGCTGAGGGCGGAGGCCGCCGAGCACGGCACCACGGTCCTGGTGTCCTCGCACATGCTCGCCGAGCTGGAGTACATCTGCGACTACCTCCTCGTCGTCGCGAACGGAGGTCTCCGTCTCGCGGGCGAGGTGAACGAACTACGCGCCGCACACGCCCTGCTCGACATCCCCGGGGGCGGCTCGTTGCCCGCCGTCGCACCCCACACCGTCATCGAGCCCCACCGCGGCGAGGGCCGGCCGGGCGTCCTGGTGCGGCTGGGCGCTCCGATCACGTCCGGCGGACCGGTCACGCCTCCCACCCTGGAAGAGCTGCTGCTCGCCTATCTGCGTGCACCCGACGCGCCCTCGCTGATCGCCCCCAGCGCCCGCGTCGGCGACATCCACGACATCATCACCCGCGACCGGCAGAAGGCTGTGACCGTATGA